A stretch of the Patescibacteria group bacterium genome encodes the following:
- a CDS encoding class D sortase, whose translation MVLMSHAHIARFPTQPARRKANDPDAATQARKRIAELPDLYQQHAAPDKEQLVGLVQPTSIAAEQTAPTGLLRKPLQTAPILPTADVAIPVDLPGEHFEEPSHSIPTWRKLFDKVRPFGIGIATFALLFLVYKAPIFLSQISYLTSDKPATVSTNTTPQVGPDPVISIPKINVTAPIVFAKSNVESEIQKDLQSGVVHYANTANPGEPGNSVIFGHSSNDWWEPGNYKFVFVLLERMAVGDSFTVNYNSQQYVYQVTETKVVEPNDLSVLNSDGSHQLTLITCTPPGTSWRRFIVKAKQISPEPTTTAPAAKSTSDFDGKQLTGTSTNLTDQLANWWRKVTGGSE comes from the coding sequence ATGGTTTTAATGAGTCACGCCCACATCGCCCGATTTCCAACTCAACCGGCCCGCCGCAAAGCCAACGATCCCGACGCAGCCACCCAGGCCCGAAAACGGATTGCCGAGCTACCGGACCTCTACCAGCAGCACGCTGCTCCAGACAAGGAGCAGCTAGTTGGGTTGGTGCAACCTACTAGCATCGCGGCTGAACAGACCGCGCCGACCGGCCTATTGCGCAAGCCACTCCAAACCGCGCCGATTCTGCCAACAGCTGATGTTGCCATACCGGTTGACCTACCGGGTGAGCACTTTGAGGAGCCAAGTCATTCAATACCCACATGGCGAAAATTATTCGACAAGGTGCGACCATTTGGCATCGGTATTGCCACCTTCGCCTTACTTTTCTTGGTTTACAAGGCGCCAATCTTTTTAAGCCAAATTAGTTATTTAACCTCGGATAAACCGGCCACCGTTTCTACTAACACCACTCCGCAGGTCGGACCCGACCCGGTGATCAGCATACCCAAGATAAACGTCACCGCACCGATAGTGTTTGCAAAGAGCAATGTGGAGTCGGAAATTCAAAAGGACTTGCAGTCTGGTGTGGTGCACTATGCCAATACCGCCAACCCCGGAGAGCCGGGCAATAGTGTAATATTTGGTCACTCCTCGAACGACTGGTGGGAGCCAGGTAACTATAAGTTTGTTTTTGTACTGCTAGAGCGCATGGCGGTTGGCGATAGCTTTACGGTTAACTACAACTCCCAGCAGTACGTTTACCAGGTAACCGAAACCAAGGTAGTGGAGCCTAACGACTTGAGCGTGCTCAATAGCGACGGGTCACACCAATTAACCTTAATCACCTGTACACCACCAGGTACGAGCTGGCGACGCTTTATTGTAAAAGCTAAGCAAATCAGCCCCGAACCAACCACGACTGCGCCAGCGGCCAAATCAACCAGCGATTTTGACGGCAAGCAGCTTACCGGGACCTCAACCAACCTAACCGATCAGTTAGCAAACTGGTGGCGAAAGGTTACTGGCGGATCTGAATAG
- a CDS encoding rod shape-determining protein, which translates to MFGKRLAIDLGTTRVLVYEPKRGLVINEPSVVAVSTADKSIVAIGEDAKEMLGRTPDTIVASHPLKDGVIADYHITQAMIKHYINKVLGGFRLTRPDIMITVPAGATSTERRAVVDATLAGGARAAYIIREPIAAALGAGIPIAAAAGNMVVDIGGGTTEIAILSLGGVVAQNSVRVGGNKLDAAIAEGIRRNHSLAIGAQTAEQIKHTIGSALTPKTKKTMEVRGRDVVAGLPKTVTITASEITTYMADELEKIVLAIKSVLEQTPPELSSDIIDRGMILTGGGALLTDLDKLLTSITGVPCVVAEDAQLCVARGAGIALDNLGEYKRSLAGLS; encoded by the coding sequence ATGTTCGGAAAGCGTCTGGCAATTGATTTAGGTACCACTCGCGTATTGGTTTATGAACCAAAGCGCGGCTTGGTGATTAACGAGCCAAGTGTGGTGGCGGTCAGTACTGCCGACAAAAGTATTGTGGCGATTGGCGAGGACGCCAAAGAGATGCTTGGTCGCACCCCCGACACAATTGTCGCCTCACACCCACTTAAAGATGGTGTGATTGCCGATTACCACATCACTCAAGCCATGATTAAGCACTACATCAACAAGGTGCTAGGCGGATTTCGTTTAACCCGCCCCGATATCATGATTACGGTACCGGCGGGGGCGACCTCAACTGAACGGCGGGCGGTGGTTGATGCAACCTTAGCCGGTGGCGCTCGTGCCGCTTATATTATTCGTGAGCCAATTGCGGCCGCGCTTGGTGCCGGTATTCCAATTGCGGCGGCGGCCGGCAACATGGTAGTAGACATTGGTGGAGGCACCACCGAAATTGCGATCCTGAGCCTGGGTGGCGTAGTGGCCCAAAACTCGGTTCGAGTTGGAGGTAACAAACTTGATGCCGCTATTGCTGAGGGGATTCGCCGCAACCACAGCCTCGCTATTGGCGCTCAAACCGCCGAACAAATTAAACACACCATTGGTAGCGCTTTGACACCAAAAACCAAAAAAACCATGGAGGTGCGTGGGCGTGATGTAGTGGCCGGCCTGCCAAAAACCGTTACCATAACCGCCAGCGAGATTACCACCTACATGGCTGACGAGTTAGAAAAAATTGTCTTGGCAATTAAAAGCGTGCTCGAACAGACTCCACCGGAGCTTTCGAGCGACATTATCGATCGAGGCATGATTTTAACCGGAGGCGGTGCCCTACTAACCGACCTAGACAAGTTACTAACCAGCATCACCGGGGTACCCTGCGTGGTGGCCGAAGATGCTCAGCTGTGTGTAGCCAGAGGGGCTGGAATCGCCCTTGATAACCTTGGTGAGTACAAGCGAAGTCTGGCTGGGCTGTCTTAA
- a CDS encoding glycosyltransferase family 4 protein: MKVALVHDWLNTKYGGAERVLEQLAKIYPEAPIHTLIYNQEAGGSIDPSRIRTSWLQRLPRWLQRRSRYLLPLIPTAIEQFDLSQYDVVISSSAAFSKGVITKPETLHVCYCHTPTRFVWDYWPRYLNEQKVGPLRRAVIHRLTSKLRLWDYYSAERVDSWVANSQTTAARINKYYRQKVDAVIYPGVEVEQFKPVKPDQKQDYFVTLGMLTPYKKIDLAIAACNQLKRRLIVIGDGPDRARLEKLAGPTIEFAGYVDSATRSKLVAEAQALIFANEEDFGIAPVEAMAGGTAVIAYNKGGLTETVVDGVTGCFFNQPTADSLVESLKTFKASDFKTKALTDQAQKFSQQRFADKIQSYVSQRYQDYVG; encoded by the coding sequence ATGAAGGTAGCCTTGGTCCATGACTGGCTCAACACCAAATATGGTGGTGCCGAACGGGTGCTTGAGCAGTTGGCTAAAATTTATCCGGAAGCTCCAATTCACACCTTAATCTACAACCAAGAGGCCGGAGGCAGTATCGACCCCTCACGGATTCGTACTAGCTGGCTACAGCGCTTGCCTCGCTGGCTGCAGCGACGATCCCGATACCTATTACCGTTAATTCCAACCGCTATTGAGCAGTTTGATTTAAGCCAATACGATGTGGTGATATCATCTTCGGCAGCATTTTCTAAGGGCGTCATCACCAAACCCGAAACGCTCCACGTCTGCTACTGCCATACCCCAACTCGTTTTGTGTGGGACTACTGGCCACGCTACCTAAATGAGCAAAAGGTCGGGCCTTTGCGCCGAGCCGTAATTCACCGCTTAACCTCCAAGTTGCGTCTATGGGACTACTATAGTGCCGAACGCGTCGATAGCTGGGTAGCCAACTCACAAACCACCGCTGCTCGCATCAATAAGTACTACCGCCAAAAGGTGGATGCCGTCATCTATCCGGGGGTTGAGGTTGAGCAGTTCAAGCCGGTCAAACCCGACCAAAAACAAGACTACTTTGTGACCCTGGGTATGTTAACACCGTACAAAAAGATCGACCTTGCCATAGCGGCTTGCAACCAATTAAAACGACGATTGATTGTAATTGGTGACGGTCCCGATCGGGCGAGGTTAGAAAAACTGGCTGGGCCTACAATCGAGTTTGCTGGATACGTTGATAGCGCCACCAGATCTAAGTTGGTTGCTGAAGCTCAAGCCTTAATTTTTGCCAACGAAGAGGACTTTGGCATTGCGCCGGTTGAGGCGATGGCCGGAGGAACCGCGGTCATTGCCTACAACAAGGGCGGCCTAACTGAAACGGTGGTTGATGGTGTTACTGGATGTTTCTTTAACCAGCCTACAGCTGATTCTTTGGTAGAGTCACTTAAAACATTCAAGGCTTCGGATTTTAAAACCAAAGCCCTGACCGATCAGGCTCAGAAATTTAGCCAGCAACGCTTTGCCGATAAAATACAGAGCTATGTCAGCCAAAGGTACCAAGACTATGTCGGCTAA
- a CDS encoding WecB/TagA/CpsF family glycosyltransferase translates to MSAKGTKTMSAKQYDILGVTTDSLTMRQAVELISARAKQNGACYVTKPYVEFYDAASGDPKIRAVLNQSYLCLPDGVSTQWAAQYLYGGKRWWGRALWLAASIMLRPAAIRKLIPERFSGATFTWKLLQNCDQQKLSVYLIGSPKNGSIATTTAAILQQLPGLKIVGTRPGELGGLRGHALLQALESDQAVLNELTTELKQKQPDVILVGLGFPLQELVISRLANELQRGVLIGEGGTFDYDSFGGIRKRAPKWWRKIGLEWLWRLLLEPSRLERQRAIPRFMWRVYQQGRRLNQAKRNA, encoded by the coding sequence ATGTCAGCCAAAGGTACCAAGACTATGTCGGCTAAGCAGTACGACATTTTGGGCGTTACAACCGATAGTCTCACCATGCGACAAGCGGTTGAGTTAATATCCGCTCGCGCCAAACAGAATGGTGCTTGTTATGTAACCAAACCATATGTTGAGTTTTACGACGCCGCTTCCGGTGACCCAAAAATACGCGCTGTACTCAACCAGAGCTACCTTTGCCTACCGGATGGCGTGTCGACCCAATGGGCCGCCCAGTATCTATACGGGGGTAAGCGCTGGTGGGGCAGGGCGCTGTGGCTGGCCGCGAGCATCATGTTGCGCCCTGCTGCTATCCGCAAATTGATCCCAGAAAGGTTTAGCGGCGCAACCTTTACCTGGAAGCTGCTGCAAAACTGCGATCAGCAAAAGTTAAGCGTGTACCTGATAGGCAGTCCCAAGAACGGCTCAATTGCCACTACCACGGCAGCTATTTTGCAGCAGCTACCAGGCTTAAAAATTGTTGGTACTCGCCCAGGGGAGTTAGGCGGCTTACGCGGTCATGCGCTCTTGCAGGCGCTTGAAAGCGATCAGGCGGTTCTTAATGAGCTAACCACCGAGCTTAAGCAAAAGCAGCCTGACGTTATTCTGGTTGGACTAGGGTTTCCCCTACAAGAGCTGGTCATATCTAGGCTAGCTAATGAGCTACAGCGCGGTGTCTTGATCGGCGAGGGTGGCACCTTTGATTACGACAGTTTTGGTGGCATCCGCAAGCGAGCCCCTAAATGGTGGCGAAAGATTGGCCTAGAGTGGCTTTGGAGACTGCTGCTGGAACCCAGTCGGCTGGAGCGGCAGCGAGCGATTCCACGGTTTATGTGGCGAGTCTACCAACAGGGACGTCGCCTTAACCAAGCCAAGCGTAACGCTTAA
- a CDS encoding DUF3048 domain-containing protein yields the protein MSKAPQPAKKTPPESDIDSVIDESSIQVDDGTPVVDDLKMPEEAHPSRWTRFKRFISTHRTRTILIVGLLLILPTAAWAYYVVTHPTPIKEAQLLPRPEKPKTKASPLTGVQIAPELADRPILGVVIENHPDARPQSGLSQAGVVYEALAEGGITRFLAFFLDERPANIGPVRSLRTYFVDWGLEFNSPVAHVGGNAAALDLVGPTGLKDINQFYNGNSFFRTSDRIAPHNAYTNSNLMDALLKKNGWDKPAEFKVSPRQNDAPAKSPLHPIIGINYSYADFQVEYRYDAACNCYNRFLAGKPHVDRNTGQQIKVKNVVVEYMPTSYGKSRIGEQMTIMATPGSGRAVVFRDGEAIEGNWSKSQHQDRTKLTDAAGKEIPLNRGNTWYPIVPTDKTVSY from the coding sequence ATGAGTAAAGCTCCTCAACCAGCTAAAAAAACTCCTCCTGAATCCGATATCGACTCAGTTATTGATGAGTCATCGATTCAAGTTGACGATGGCACCCCGGTGGTTGATGACCTAAAGATGCCGGAAGAGGCCCACCCAAGCCGCTGGACCCGTTTTAAGCGCTTTATATCGACCCACCGAACCCGAACAATCTTAATTGTGGGCCTACTTTTAATACTGCCAACCGCGGCTTGGGCTTACTACGTAGTAACTCACCCCACGCCAATAAAAGAGGCCCAGCTACTGCCACGGCCAGAGAAACCAAAAACTAAGGCCTCGCCGCTTACCGGTGTACAGATTGCCCCCGAGCTGGCCGACCGACCGATTCTGGGTGTAGTGATAGAGAATCACCCAGATGCCAGACCGCAGTCAGGCTTGAGCCAGGCTGGCGTGGTTTACGAAGCCTTAGCCGAAGGTGGCATCACTCGATTCTTAGCTTTCTTTTTAGACGAGCGCCCTGCCAATATTGGCCCAGTGCGGTCGCTTCGAACCTACTTTGTTGACTGGGGGCTGGAGTTTAACTCACCGGTAGCCCATGTTGGCGGCAATGCCGCAGCGCTTGACCTAGTTGGCCCAACCGGCCTTAAAGACATAAACCAGTTTTACAACGGTAACAGCTTCTTCCGTACTAGCGACCGTATCGCGCCACACAACGCTTACACCAACAGCAACTTGATGGATGCACTGCTAAAAAAGAATGGCTGGGACAAGCCGGCCGAGTTTAAGGTATCGCCACGCCAAAACGATGCTCCTGCCAAGAGCCCTTTACACCCAATCATCGGCATCAATTACTCCTATGCCGACTTCCAGGTTGAATATCGCTACGATGCCGCCTGTAACTGCTACAATCGCTTTTTAGCGGGTAAGCCTCACGTTGACCGTAATACCGGCCAGCAGATAAAGGTTAAAAATGTGGTGGTTGAATATATGCCTACCAGCTACGGCAAGTCAAGGATTGGCGAGCAGATGACGATCATGGCCACCCCAGGTAGTGGACGGGCAGTTGTGTTCCGTGATGGAGAGGCGATAGAAGGTAACTGGAGCAAGTCTCAGCACCAGGATCGAACCAAACTTACCGATGCGGCTGGCAAGGAGATCCCTCTCAACCGCGGGAATACCTGGTATCCAATCGTACCGACCGACAAGACGGTAAGTTACTAA
- a CDS encoding glutamate--tRNA ligase encodes MKQPIRVRFAPSPTGYLHIGNLRSALFSYLYARHTNGKFILRIEDTDRERLVPEALDYIYETFEWMGLETDESPKNPNSKYAPYIQSERLQQFQDFANQLVEEGKAYRDYTSAEQLEKLRQEAQAAKQPFRFTKAMAKLNPDNPDDPYVIRFLVQDGPKVTWSDAVWGDQSWDRSVLDDFVAIKSDGFPTYNFAVVVDDNAMDITHVFRGSEFISTTPKNLLIYDAFGWKPPVYAHLPQVLGQDKAKLSKRHGAKSALEYRDAGYLPEAIFNYLASLGFNDGTTKEFYTKAELIKVFATNRIQSSPAVFDPERLDWMNGHYARQLSLEELYRRSENFWPESAQAADAAYKKQVLGLVQERLKFLAELPGLTEFFFTEPAVDKRLITKQLADDQVKDLLPKIINLLEASDFSEADLEKKLRGLVGGEGLKTGHLFGLIRAAVTGQSASPGLFETLHVIGKERSLKRLNYFLSHC; translated from the coding sequence ATGAAGCAACCCATCCGCGTCCGTTTTGCCCCTAGCCCAACCGGATACCTACACATTGGCAACCTGCGCAGCGCTCTATTTAGTTATTTGTATGCCCGCCATACTAATGGCAAATTTATTTTGCGGATTGAAGATACCGACCGCGAGCGTTTGGTCCCCGAGGCGCTTGACTACATATATGAAACGTTTGAGTGGATGGGCCTTGAAACCGATGAAAGTCCCAAAAATCCCAACTCAAAATATGCGCCCTATATTCAGTCGGAGCGCCTGCAGCAGTTCCAGGATTTTGCCAATCAGCTGGTTGAGGAGGGTAAGGCTTACCGTGACTACACCTCGGCCGAACAACTAGAAAAGCTACGCCAAGAGGCTCAGGCCGCCAAGCAGCCGTTCCGCTTTACTAAGGCGATGGCCAAGCTCAACCCCGATAATCCCGATGACCCGTACGTGATTCGCTTTTTGGTCCAAGATGGCCCCAAAGTGACTTGGTCCGATGCGGTCTGGGGCGATCAGAGTTGGGACCGTTCGGTTCTGGATGATTTTGTGGCCATTAAGTCCGATGGCTTCCCAACCTACAACTTTGCCGTGGTGGTTGATGATAACGCCATGGATATTACCCACGTTTTTAGAGGTTCGGAGTTTATTTCGACCACACCTAAAAACCTACTGATATATGATGCCTTTGGGTGGAAGCCGCCGGTCTACGCTCATCTGCCCCAAGTTTTAGGCCAGGACAAGGCAAAACTAAGTAAGCGTCATGGCGCTAAGTCGGCCCTGGAATATCGTGATGCCGGCTATCTGCCCGAAGCCATATTTAACTACTTAGCCAGCCTCGGCTTTAACGACGGCACAACCAAGGAGTTTTACACCAAAGCAGAACTAATCAAGGTGTTTGCCACCAATCGAATCCAGTCCAGCCCGGCCGTTTTTGACCCAGAACGACTCGACTGGATGAATGGTCACTATGCCCGCCAGCTGTCGCTAGAAGAGCTTTACCGGCGCAGCGAGAACTTTTGGCCCGAATCAGCCCAAGCAGCAGATGCAGCCTATAAAAAACAGGTGCTGGGGCTGGTCCAAGAGCGACTTAAGTTTTTGGCTGAATTGCCCGGACTCACCGAATTCTTTTTTACGGAACCGGCCGTCGATAAGCGTTTAATTACCAAACAATTAGCGGACGATCAGGTTAAGGACTTGTTGCCAAAGATTATTAACTTACTTGAAGCCAGCGATTTTAGCGAAGCAGATCTCGAAAAGAAGTTGCGCGGTTTGGTTGGAGGAGAGGGTCTTAAAACCGGTCATTTGTTTGGCTTGATTCGAGCCGCGGTAACCGGCCAATCGGCTTCACCCGGGCTGTTTGAAACTTTGCATGTTATCGGAAAAGAGCGCTCTCTTAAGCGATTAAACTATTTTCTTTCGCATTGTTAA
- a CDS encoding class I SAM-dependent methyltransferase encodes MDFTDTNKKTIQVYEENIDKFVDKTASTCNNMPREWIDLALKMMPVNQKILELGSATGRDAVYIKDLGYDIRCTDIVDGFLKILKERGLSPDKLNAITDDIGGSYGMVLANCVFLHFNNEELHSVLKKTHETLTSRGVLACSFMLGQGEMWRNHKVAGRYFHLWQPEEIMAVLRQHGFKTEYMRAGDLPSYADKFYIIATKIPTEKSV; translated from the coding sequence GTGGATTTTACCGATACTAACAAAAAAACCATCCAGGTATATGAAGAAAACATCGATAAGTTTGTCGATAAAACAGCTAGCACCTGCAACAATATGCCGCGTGAGTGGATTGATCTTGCGCTTAAGATGATGCCCGTCAATCAAAAGATATTGGAGTTAGGGAGTGCCACCGGTCGTGATGCCGTCTATATCAAGGATCTTGGTTATGATATTCGTTGCACGGACATCGTTGATGGTTTTTTGAAGATATTAAAAGAGCGAGGGCTTAGCCCCGACAAGCTTAATGCTATTACCGACGACATCGGTGGATCATATGGCATGGTCCTGGCAAACTGCGTTTTTCTGCACTTTAATAATGAGGAGCTCCACTCAGTACTCAAAAAGACCCACGAAACACTTACCTCGCGTGGTGTTTTGGCCTGCTCATTCATGCTCGGTCAGGGTGAGATGTGGAGGAATCACAAGGTGGCTGGCCGGTATTTTCACCTATGGCAGCCAGAAGAAATTATGGCCGTCCTTCGCCAACACGGCTTTAAAACCGAGTACATGAGGGCAGGCGACCTACCTAGCTACGCCGATAAGTTTTACATTATTGCAACTAAAATCCCCACCGAGAAGTCCGTTTAA
- a CDS encoding O-antigen ligase domain-containing protein produces the protein MSSFKVSSDSLRSTIQWGAVLIVAIMPFHAFLSVWLGSLFGHQAAWQSWKELLTLILVSLTVWYVYKNPGVLQRWRQPLWYAVAGFVAIATLVTLAAWPGATAAVFGAKTDLEPLVVAAIAAVVADPKLVQRLVKVLLATSAIVVTLALLQVYILPKEFLSGFGYSSSTITPYMLVDPALPAIRAFATLGGALQLGSFLLLPLALVAALMIRQFRWWQPIMLLATGMALWHTHSRAAWIGAIVAIGVIVILRLPSRWRLPSALIGIVTAAIGLNILISLSSSSSTLQYYLFHGSIKATGYQTSTELHGLAIQTGQQELLRQPLGQGLGTAGPASYHTDRPLIPESQYLQIGIETGFVGLALFLIIQIILALQLLKRHEHSPLATALVSSLAGIAVLNLALHGWADSSTALVYWAMAGAYIGAES, from the coding sequence ATGAGCTCCTTTAAGGTAAGTTCAGACTCCTTACGCAGCACCATTCAGTGGGGCGCTGTACTAATAGTTGCAATAATGCCGTTTCATGCCTTTTTAAGCGTATGGCTGGGCTCGTTGTTTGGCCATCAAGCCGCCTGGCAATCGTGGAAGGAGCTCTTAACCTTAATATTGGTGAGTTTGACGGTATGGTACGTTTATAAAAATCCGGGCGTGTTACAACGCTGGCGGCAGCCGCTATGGTATGCCGTAGCTGGTTTTGTAGCGATTGCCACGCTGGTGACCTTAGCGGCTTGGCCGGGCGCGACCGCGGCTGTGTTTGGCGCTAAAACCGATTTAGAGCCTTTAGTAGTGGCTGCAATTGCCGCCGTTGTAGCCGATCCCAAGCTGGTGCAGCGCCTGGTAAAAGTTCTGCTCGCTACCAGCGCAATTGTAGTAACTTTAGCGCTATTACAGGTTTATATTCTGCCCAAAGAGTTTTTGAGCGGTTTTGGCTATAGCAGCTCAACCATTACACCTTACATGCTGGTCGATCCGGCTCTGCCTGCTATCCGCGCTTTTGCCACGCTCGGCGGCGCCTTGCAGCTCGGCAGTTTTTTGTTGCTACCTCTGGCACTGGTGGCAGCACTAATGATTAGACAATTTCGCTGGTGGCAGCCAATTATGTTGCTGGCCACCGGCATGGCGCTGTGGCACACCCACTCTCGCGCCGCCTGGATTGGCGCAATTGTAGCGATTGGCGTAATAGTAATCTTGCGACTACCAAGTAGGTGGAGGCTGCCATCGGCTTTAATCGGTATTGTGACGGCAGCAATTGGTTTGAACATCTTAATTAGCCTGTCATCCAGCTCATCAACCCTGCAGTACTACCTGTTCCACGGAAGCATAAAAGCCACCGGCTACCAAACCTCAACCGAGCTACATGGGCTAGCGATTCAAACCGGCCAACAGGAGCTGCTGCGCCAGCCTTTGGGCCAGGGCCTTGGGACCGCTGGCCCAGCCTCTTACCACACCGATAGGCCACTAATACCGGAAAGTCAGTATCTTCAAATTGGTATTGAAACCGGCTTTGTCGGGTTGGCGCTGTTTCTTATTATTCAAATCATTTTAGCGCTTCAACTGCTCAAGCGGCATGAACATTCTCCGCTGGCCACCGCCTTAGTGTCTAGTCTGGCTGGCATAGCGGTCTTAAACCTGGCTCTACATGGCTGGGCCGATAGCTCGACCGCCCTGGTGTACTGGGCGATGGCGGGTGCCTACATTGGAGCTGAATCATGA
- a CDS encoding PEGA domain-containing protein, whose protein sequence is MLRRIIIIGGYILGAVIVIGGTVVLVAYGNGYSYDLKAGRLVHRGLLLLESKPSNSAVSLNGRDLNDTTPYRKSLEGGTYTYSLAKDGYRTWTKEVEIIPSRVTATQYVLLMPQRFEVSDISTYPAIQQFVSSGDRSRIAYIVPGGQEAGLWMLNARNQKTERIYTIPLDPAGQPLEKLEVLSWADDASKVLVKKTSAAGETGLVLAANGSGSPIDLNDMFKTNVLASRFSKADSSQLLWSSPEGLRRIDINDRSVSEPLARGVLAYADAGDRIFYVSNATPKPSLWQVNRGGQKRQLVESLPPSASYDVAYSSYINVPQVAVAVPDQQKTLLYPNVDADSLTPIAVQTPSGNLSFNGDGRFLLITSAAGVANYDQELSKLYNLSTGSSPIGGISWFDNYHLQYVQDGKAVLSEYDGNYATGITRVNGLPPFNSPDDKSLFVVAQTSSGSMQIRSIQIRQ, encoded by the coding sequence ATGTTACGTCGAATCATTATTATTGGCGGCTACATACTAGGCGCTGTCATTGTTATTGGCGGCACCGTAGTTTTGGTAGCTTACGGGAACGGCTACAGCTATGACTTGAAGGCTGGGCGGTTGGTTCATCGTGGTTTATTGCTGCTTGAATCTAAGCCGTCAAATTCCGCCGTTAGCTTAAACGGACGCGATCTTAACGACACCACGCCTTATCGTAAAAGCCTTGAGGGTGGCACCTACACCTACTCTTTAGCCAAAGATGGCTACCGAACTTGGACCAAAGAGGTTGAGATAATTCCTTCGAGAGTAACGGCAACACAGTATGTATTGCTTATGCCCCAGCGCTTTGAGGTTAGCGATATTTCAACCTACCCAGCGATCCAGCAGTTTGTGTCTAGCGGCGATCGCAGTCGCATAGCCTATATTGTCCCTGGTGGCCAGGAGGCCGGGCTTTGGATGCTTAATGCGCGTAACCAAAAAACCGAGCGGATTTACACCATTCCTCTTGACCCAGCCGGCCAGCCGCTAGAGAAGCTAGAGGTTCTGTCGTGGGCCGATGATGCCTCTAAAGTACTCGTTAAAAAGACGAGTGCCGCTGGCGAGACCGGTCTAGTATTGGCCGCCAATGGTTCGGGCAGTCCAATTGATTTAAATGACATGTTTAAAACCAACGTTTTGGCTTCGCGCTTTAGTAAGGCCGATAGCAGTCAGTTGCTATGGTCCTCACCCGAAGGTTTGCGACGGATCGATATCAATGATCGCTCGGTATCAGAGCCACTGGCTAGAGGCGTTTTGGCATATGCTGATGCCGGGGACCGTATATTTTACGTTAGCAACGCTACCCCCAAGCCGTCCTTATGGCAGGTAAACCGCGGTGGCCAAAAGCGACAACTGGTTGAAAGTTTGCCGCCAAGCGCCAGTTACGATGTGGCTTACTCATCCTATATTAATGTGCCGCAGGTAGCTGTGGCAGTTCCGGATCAACAAAAAACTCTGCTTTACCCTAATGTTGATGCCGATTCACTAACACCGATTGCGGTTCAAACGCCATCGGGCAACCTTAGCTTTAATGGAGATGGCCGCTTCTTGCTCATAACCTCCGCCGCTGGCGTAGCAAACTACGATCAAGAGCTATCCAAGCTGTACAATCTATCCACCGGCTCCAGCCCAATCGGCGGCATTAGCTGGTTTGATAACTATCATTTGCAGTACGTTCAGGATGGCAAGGCGGTGTTATCCGAATACGACGGTAACTATGCCACCGGCATTACCCGAGTAAATGGTTTACCGCCCTTTAATTCGCCTGACGACAAATCGCTATTTGTGGTTGCTCAGACCTCTAGCGGCTCAATGCAGATTCGATCTATTCAGATCCGCCAGTAA